Proteins encoded together in one Stutzerimonas stutzeri window:
- a CDS encoding ribonucleoside triphosphate reductase — protein sequence MPRQAEVNQPVSLRKRDGRLAAFELAKIERAIAAAGAATGEFDAAVAQALAEAVRLQLARRTAVEVEQVQDAVERALMAAGHFDTARAYIVYRERHARLRRDRKAVVDVAASMNEYLSREDWRVRANANQGYSLGGLILNVSGKVTANYWLDEVYSPEIGTAHREGDLHIHDLDMLAGYCAGWSLRTLLNEGFNGIPGRVEAGPPKHLSSALGQMVNFLGTLQNEWAGAQAFSSFDTYLAPFVRKDRLGYDEVRQAIQEFIYNLNVPSRWGTQTPFTNLTFDWVCPEDLREQIPYIGGEEMPFAYGELQAEMELINRAYIEVMQAGDGLGRVFTFPIPTYNITHDFPWDSDNAERLFEMTARYGLPYFQNFLNSDMQPNQVRSMCCRLQLDVRELLKRGGGLFGSAEQTGSLGVVTINCARLGYLYRGDKAALLAQLDRLLEMARQSLEVKRKVIQQHMDAGLYPYTKRYLGTLRNHFSTIGVNGLHEMLRNFTDDAEGLHSEAGRALALEVLDHVRARLVQFQEDTGHLYNLEATPAEGTTYRFAKEDRKRFPDILQAGTAEAPYYTNSSQLPVGFTDDPFEALALQDELQCKYTGGTVLHLYMAEQISSAEACKKLVRNALSRFRLPYLTVTPTFSICPVHGYLAGEHEFCPKCDEALLHKQQAEAALAV from the coding sequence ATGCCCAGACAGGCAGAGGTGAACCAACCGGTCTCGCTGCGCAAGCGCGATGGCCGCTTGGCGGCGTTCGAGTTGGCCAAGATCGAGCGCGCCATTGCGGCGGCCGGGGCGGCCACGGGTGAATTCGATGCAGCGGTCGCACAGGCCCTGGCCGAGGCGGTGCGGCTGCAACTGGCCCGCCGCACGGCAGTGGAAGTCGAGCAGGTGCAGGATGCTGTCGAGCGTGCGCTGATGGCCGCCGGCCACTTCGACACGGCGCGTGCCTACATCGTCTACCGCGAGCGGCACGCCCGCCTGCGGCGTGATCGCAAGGCAGTGGTGGATGTCGCGGCCTCGATGAACGAATACCTCTCGCGTGAGGATTGGCGCGTACGGGCCAACGCCAACCAGGGCTATTCACTGGGTGGGTTGATCCTCAACGTGTCGGGCAAGGTCACCGCCAACTACTGGCTGGACGAGGTCTACAGCCCGGAGATCGGCACGGCGCACCGCGAAGGCGATCTGCATATCCACGACCTGGACATGCTCGCCGGCTACTGCGCCGGCTGGTCGCTGCGCACGCTGTTGAACGAGGGTTTCAACGGCATTCCCGGGCGCGTCGAGGCGGGCCCGCCGAAGCACCTGTCCAGCGCCCTGGGGCAGATGGTCAACTTCCTCGGCACGCTGCAGAACGAGTGGGCCGGCGCCCAGGCGTTCAGCAGCTTCGATACTTACCTCGCGCCCTTCGTGCGCAAGGACCGGCTCGGTTACGACGAGGTGCGGCAGGCGATCCAGGAGTTCATCTACAACCTCAACGTGCCGTCGCGCTGGGGCACGCAAACGCCGTTCACCAACCTGACCTTCGACTGGGTTTGCCCGGAAGACCTGCGCGAGCAGATCCCCTACATTGGCGGCGAGGAAATGCCCTTCGCCTACGGCGAGCTGCAGGCCGAGATGGAGCTGATCAACCGCGCCTACATCGAAGTCATGCAGGCCGGCGACGGCCTCGGCCGGGTGTTCACCTTCCCGATCCCGACCTACAACATCACCCACGACTTCCCCTGGGACAGCGACAACGCCGAGCGCCTGTTCGAGATGACCGCGCGCTACGGGCTGCCGTACTTCCAGAACTTCCTCAACTCGGACATGCAGCCCAACCAGGTGCGTTCCATGTGCTGCCGCCTGCAGCTGGACGTGCGCGAGCTGCTCAAGCGTGGCGGCGGATTGTTCGGCTCGGCCGAGCAAACCGGTTCGCTGGGCGTGGTGACGATCAACTGTGCGCGGCTGGGTTACCTCTACCGAGGCGACAAGGCGGCCCTGCTGGCGCAGCTGGATCGCCTGCTGGAGATGGCGCGGCAGAGCCTGGAGGTCAAGCGCAAGGTCATCCAGCAGCATATGGATGCCGGGCTCTACCCCTACACCAAGCGTTACCTCGGCACCCTGCGCAATCACTTCTCCACCATCGGCGTGAACGGCCTGCACGAAATGCTGCGCAACTTCACCGATGACGCCGAGGGGCTGCACAGCGAAGCCGGTCGCGCGCTGGCGCTCGAGGTGCTCGACCACGTGCGGGCGCGGCTGGTGCAGTTTCAGGAAGACACCGGGCACCTCTACAACCTCGAGGCGACACCGGCGGAGGGCACCACCTATCGCTTCGCCAAGGAAGACCGCAAGCGTTTCCCGGACATCCTCCAGGCGGGTACGGCCGAGGCGCCGTACTACACCAACTCGTCGCAGCTGCCGGTGGGTTTCACCGACGATCCCTTCGAGGCGCTGGCATTGCAGGACGAACTGCAGTGCAAGTACACCGGCGGCACCGTGCTGCACCTGTACATGGCCGAGCAGATTTCCTCGGCCGAAGCCTGCAAGAAGCTGGTACGCAATGCGCTGTCGCGCTTCCGCCTGCCCTACCTGACGGTGACGCCGACCTTCTCGATCTGTCCGGTGCACGGCTATCTCGCCGGCGAGCACGAGTTCTGCCCGAAATGCGACGAGGCGCTGCTGCACAAGCAGCAGGCCGAAGCGGCCCTGGCCGTCTGA
- a CDS encoding anaerobic ribonucleoside-triphosphate reductase activating protein, whose amino-acid sequence MTAALRVGGLVPLTTLDFPDHLACVLFCQGCGWRCRYCHNPQLIPACGNEERPWSEILAFLEQRVGLLEAVVFSGGEPTLQTALPEAIAQVRALGYKVGLHSAGIKPKLFAGILPLVDWVGFDVKALPEQSTAITGVDGSGKANWRSLEHLLESGVEHECRTTVHWQLFDADSLWDMAQRLRRLGVERFAVQCVRTARMLDDNLAESRAPYDQQRLWERLDRLFPSFVLRG is encoded by the coding sequence GTGACCGCAGCACTTCGCGTCGGGGGGCTGGTCCCCCTGACCACGCTGGATTTTCCCGACCATCTGGCCTGCGTGCTGTTTTGCCAGGGCTGCGGCTGGCGCTGTCGCTACTGCCACAACCCGCAGCTGATTCCCGCCTGTGGCAACGAAGAAAGGCCGTGGTCGGAGATTCTGGCGTTCCTCGAGCAACGCGTCGGCCTGCTCGAGGCGGTGGTGTTCAGCGGCGGCGAGCCAACCCTGCAGACCGCGCTGCCCGAGGCCATCGCCCAGGTGCGGGCGCTGGGCTACAAGGTCGGCCTGCACAGCGCCGGCATCAAGCCGAAGCTGTTCGCCGGTATTCTGCCGCTGGTGGACTGGGTCGGTTTCGACGTCAAGGCGCTGCCCGAGCAGAGCACGGCGATCACCGGCGTGGACGGCAGCGGCAAGGCCAACTGGAGGAGCCTCGAGCACCTGCTGGAAAGCGGTGTCGAGCATGAATGCCGGACCACCGTGCACTGGCAGCTGTTCGATGCCGATAGCTTGTGGGACATGGCCCAGCGCCTGCGCCGTCTGGGTGTCGAACGCTTCGCCGTGCAATGCGTGCGCACTGCGCGCATGCTCGACGACAACCTTGCCGAGAGCCGCGCACCCTACGACCAGCAGCGGCTGTGGGAACGCCTGGATCGGCTGTTTCCGTCCTTCGTGTTGCGCGGTTAG
- a CDS encoding iron transporter — translation MRIPATLAITSLLLTPLAQAKEYPIGEPQQCGGMEVGAVYLQPVEMDPPGMMRAAAESDVHLEADISATEDNRNGWQEGSFVPYLSIHYTLRKKGSDEVVEGDFHPMVANDGPHYGDNVKLLGPGKYQLTYKILPPGSGHAMFGRHTDKETGVAPWFEGCELNYEFTYAGIGKKGGY, via the coding sequence ATGCGCATCCCCGCCACGCTCGCCATCACGTCCCTGCTGCTCACCCCGCTCGCCCAGGCGAAGGAATATCCCATCGGCGAACCGCAGCAGTGCGGCGGCATGGAAGTCGGCGCAGTGTACCTGCAACCGGTCGAGATGGACCCGCCGGGCATGATGCGCGCCGCCGCCGAGTCCGACGTGCATCTGGAAGCCGACATCAGCGCCACCGAAGACAACCGCAACGGCTGGCAGGAAGGCAGCTTCGTGCCCTACCTGAGCATCCACTACACGCTGCGCAAGAAGGGCTCCGACGAAGTGGTCGAAGGCGACTTCCACCCGATGGTCGCCAACGACGGGCCGCATTATGGAGACAACGTCAAGCTACTCGGCCCCGGCAAGTACCAGCTGACCTACAAGATCCTGCCGCCAGGCTCGGGGCACGCCATGTTCGGTCGCCACACCGACAAGGAAACCGGCGTCGCGCCCTGGTTCGAAGGCTGCGAGCTGAACTACGAGTTCACCTACGCCGGCATCGGCAAGAAAGGGGGCTACTGA
- the edd gene encoding phosphogluconate dehydratase produces MHPRVVEVTERLIERSRPTRESYLAMIRAAASAGPARNAAQCANFAHGVAGCGAKDKQRLRLPDAANVAIVTAYNDMLSAHQPYEDYPERLRQALREIGSVGQVAGGVPAMCDGVTQGEPGMELAIASREVIAMSTAVALSHNLFDAALLLGICDKIVPGLLIGALRFGHLPALFVPAGPMPSGLANKDKAAVRQRYAEGKAGRDELLAAEMQAYHSPGTCTFYGTANTNQMLMEVMGLHLPGSSFVNPGTPLRDALTIEAARQVTRLTPQGGCHTPLGELVDERVLVNAVVALHATGGSTNHTLHMPAIAQAAGIQLTWQDMADLSEVVPTLARVYPNGSADINHFHAAGGVALLVRELLDAGLLHDDVHTVMGRGLHRYTQEPFLEDGRLTWREGAAQSLDDSILRPVARPFSVEGGLRLMSGNLGRGVMKVSAVAPELRVVEAPARIFSDQLELVEAFKAGELERDFVAVVRFQGPRANGMPELHKLTPYLGVLQDRGFKVALVTDGRMSGASGKVPAAIHVCPEAIDGGPLARLRDGDLLRVDGQGGVLEVLVDAAELADRLPAAAPATGVQGCGRELFGFMRAAFSSAEQGASVFTAGLEVLR; encoded by the coding sequence ATGCATCCCCGGGTCGTCGAAGTCACCGAGCGCCTGATCGAGCGCAGCCGTCCGACGCGCGAGTCCTATCTCGCCATGATTCGCGCCGCCGCGAGCGCCGGGCCGGCCCGCAACGCGGCGCAGTGCGCCAACTTCGCCCATGGTGTCGCCGGCTGTGGCGCGAAGGACAAGCAGCGCCTGCGCCTGCCTGATGCGGCCAACGTGGCCATCGTCACCGCCTACAACGACATGCTCTCGGCGCACCAGCCCTACGAGGACTACCCGGAGCGCCTGCGCCAGGCGCTGCGCGAGATCGGCTCGGTGGGTCAGGTGGCCGGCGGCGTGCCGGCGATGTGTGATGGCGTTACCCAGGGCGAGCCTGGCATGGAGCTGGCCATTGCCAGCCGCGAGGTGATCGCCATGAGCACGGCGGTGGCGCTGTCGCACAACCTGTTCGACGCCGCGCTGCTGCTCGGCATCTGCGACAAGATCGTGCCTGGCCTGCTGATCGGTGCGCTGCGCTTCGGTCATCTGCCGGCGCTGTTCGTGCCGGCCGGGCCGATGCCCTCCGGCCTGGCCAACAAGGACAAGGCCGCGGTGCGCCAGCGTTACGCCGAAGGGAAGGCTGGCCGCGACGAGCTGCTCGCTGCCGAGATGCAGGCCTATCACAGCCCTGGTACCTGCACCTTCTATGGCACCGCCAACACCAATCAGATGCTGATGGAAGTGATGGGGCTGCACCTGCCGGGCTCGTCCTTCGTCAATCCCGGGACGCCGCTGCGCGATGCGCTGACCATCGAGGCGGCGCGCCAGGTCACGCGGCTCACGCCTCAGGGGGGCTGCCACACGCCCCTCGGCGAGCTGGTCGACGAGCGCGTGCTGGTCAACGCCGTGGTTGCGCTGCATGCCACCGGCGGCTCGACCAACCACACCCTGCACATGCCGGCCATCGCCCAGGCGGCGGGCATTCAGCTGACCTGGCAGGACATGGCCGACCTCTCCGAGGTGGTGCCGACGCTGGCCCGCGTCTATCCCAATGGCTCGGCGGACATCAATCACTTCCATGCCGCTGGCGGTGTCGCGTTGCTGGTGCGCGAGCTGCTCGACGCCGGCCTGCTGCACGACGATGTGCATACCGTGATGGGGCGAGGCCTGCATCGCTATACCCAGGAGCCCTTCCTCGAAGATGGCAGGCTGACCTGGCGTGAAGGGGCTGCGCAAAGCCTTGACGACAGCATCCTGCGCCCCGTGGCGCGGCCGTTCTCCGTCGAGGGCGGGTTGCGGCTGATGAGCGGCAACCTCGGGCGTGGGGTGATGAAGGTGTCCGCCGTGGCGCCGGAACTTCGCGTGGTCGAGGCGCCGGCGCGGATCTTCTCCGATCAGCTGGAGCTGGTGGAGGCGTTCAAGGCCGGCGAGCTGGAGCGTGATTTCGTCGCCGTGGTGCGATTCCAGGGGCCGCGCGCCAATGGCATGCCCGAGCTGCACAAGCTGACGCCCTATCTCGGCGTGCTGCAGGACCGCGGCTTCAAGGTCGCGCTGGTCACCGACGGGCGCATGTCCGGTGCGTCGGGCAAGGTGCCGGCGGCGATCCATGTATGCCCGGAGGCGATCGATGGCGGGCCGCTGGCGCGGCTGCGCGATGGCGATCTGTTGCGCGTAGACGGCCAGGGCGGCGTGCTCGAGGTGCTGGTGGATGCCGCCGAGCTGGCCGATCGCTTGCCGGCAGCGGCGCCGGCGACGGGCGTGCAGGGTTGCGGCCGCGAGCTGTTCGGCTTCATGCGGGCGGCATT
- the mdtD gene encoding multidrug transporter subunit MdtD — protein sequence MQPPVALDARTARILPWLVAIAFFMQTLDGTILNTALPAMARDLAENPLRMQGVVIAYMLTVALLIPASGWIADRFGSRRIFVAAIVLFSLGSLLCALSTSFNQLVASRVLQALGGALMLPVGRLVVLRAFPRSEFVRIMAFIALPGLVGPLLGPTLGGWLVEYASWHWIFLINLPVGVVGCIAALRFMPDLKGPERVRFDTLGFVLFGAAMVLITIALEGLGEMHMPHARVMLLLFGGAACMAAYWLRAGRIDAPLFSPTLFHTRSFAVGIFGNLFARLGGGALPFLVPLLLQVALGYSPAQAGMSMIPLALGAMAVKSLAKPIIDRLGYRRLLIGNTLLLGGLIVSLATIGTQTPTWLLLVHLGLIGMVNSMQFTAMNTVTLIGLSHADASSGNSLLSVVVQLSMSLGVATAGALLGGFTVEGAAGSEVLHAFQLTFLCVGAMAMLAAALFLQLEPRDPGHGDDSRRAVDVAE from the coding sequence ATGCAACCGCCCGTAGCACTCGATGCCCGCACCGCGCGAATTCTGCCGTGGCTGGTGGCCATCGCCTTCTTCATGCAGACGCTGGACGGCACCATTCTCAATACTGCGCTGCCGGCCATGGCCCGCGACTTGGCCGAGAACCCGCTACGCATGCAGGGTGTGGTGATCGCCTACATGCTTACGGTCGCCTTGTTGATTCCCGCATCGGGCTGGATTGCCGATCGCTTCGGCAGTCGGCGGATCTTTGTCGCAGCCATCGTGCTGTTCTCCCTGGGTTCGCTGCTCTGCGCGCTGTCCACCAGCTTCAACCAGCTCGTCGCATCCCGCGTGCTGCAGGCGCTGGGCGGGGCGCTGATGCTGCCGGTAGGGCGGCTGGTGGTGCTGCGCGCCTTTCCGCGCAGCGAATTCGTGCGGATCATGGCCTTCATCGCGTTGCCGGGGCTGGTCGGGCCGCTGCTCGGGCCGACCCTGGGCGGCTGGCTGGTGGAGTACGCCTCCTGGCACTGGATCTTCCTGATCAACCTGCCGGTGGGCGTGGTCGGTTGCATCGCCGCGCTGCGCTTCATGCCGGATCTCAAGGGGCCGGAGCGGGTGCGTTTCGATACCCTGGGTTTCGTGCTGTTCGGTGCCGCGATGGTGCTGATCACCATCGCCCTGGAAGGGCTCGGCGAGATGCACATGCCGCATGCGCGGGTGATGCTGCTGCTGTTCGGCGGTGCCGCCTGCATGGCTGCCTACTGGCTGCGCGCCGGTCGCATCGATGCGCCGCTGTTCAGTCCCACGCTGTTCCATACCCGCAGCTTCGCGGTCGGCATCTTCGGCAACCTGTTCGCGCGCCTGGGGGGCGGCGCTCTGCCGTTCCTGGTGCCGCTGTTGCTGCAGGTGGCGCTGGGCTATTCGCCGGCTCAGGCGGGCATGAGCATGATTCCGCTGGCCCTGGGGGCGATGGCGGTGAAATCCCTGGCCAAGCCGATCATCGACCGCCTCGGCTATCGTCGCCTGCTGATCGGCAACACCTTGCTGCTCGGCGGCCTGATCGTCAGCCTGGCGACCATCGGCACGCAGACGCCGACCTGGCTGCTGCTGGTGCATCTCGGGCTGATCGGCATGGTCAACTCGATGCAGTTCACCGCAATGAACACGGTCACCCTGATCGGCCTCAGCCATGCCGATGCCAGCAGCGGCAACAGCCTGCTGTCGGTGGTGGTGCAGTTGTCGATGAGCCTTGGTGTCGCCACCGCCGGCGCGCTGCTCGGCGGCTTCACCGTGGAGGGTGCGGCAGGCAGCGAGGTGCTGCACGCTTTCCAGCTGACCTTCCTCTGCGTGGGTGCCATGGCCATGCTCGCGGCCGCGCTGTTTCTGCAGCTGGAGCCCCGCGACCCTGGTCACGGCGATGACTCCCGGCGCGCGGTTGACGTGGCCGAATAG
- a CDS encoding putative zinc-binding protein, with translation MTVTPIPLVYSCSGCSNVAQLANTLAVRLDRAGLAEMSCIAGVGGRVAALVKKANSGRPILAIDGCPMHCARACLAQHGVMPDVHITLSSYGLRKRYREDCSEEEIAALFEDMKQIIASDRMQMRAV, from the coding sequence ATGACCGTCACCCCCATCCCCCTGGTCTATTCCTGTTCCGGCTGCTCGAACGTCGCCCAGCTGGCCAACACGCTGGCCGTGCGTCTCGACCGCGCCGGGCTCGCGGAAATGTCCTGCATCGCCGGCGTCGGCGGCCGCGTCGCGGCGCTGGTGAAGAAGGCCAACTCCGGACGACCGATCCTGGCCATCGACGGCTGCCCGATGCACTGCGCCCGCGCCTGCCTGGCACAGCACGGCGTGATGCCCGACGTGCACATCACCCTCAGCAGCTACGGTCTGCGCAAGCGGTATCGGGAAGACTGCAGCGAGGAAGAGATCGCAGCGCTGTTCGAGGATATGAAACAGATCATCGCCAGCGACCGCATGCAGATGCGC
- the nrdD gene encoding anaerobic ribonucleoside-triphosphate reductase gives MTQANQLPQDQRQRCEVWTRVMGYHRPVAAFNPGKQSEHRERLHFTEAAAR, from the coding sequence ATGACCCAAGCCAACCAATTGCCCCAGGACCAGCGCCAGCGTTGCGAAGTCTGGACCCGCGTGATGGGCTATCACCGCCCGGTCGCCGCATTCAATCCGGGCAAGCAGTCCGAGCATCGCGAGCGCCTGCACTTCACTGAAGCGGCGGCGCGGTGA
- a CDS encoding Crp/Fnr family transcriptional regulator has translation MLTEKTLVAELRRHHLFSRLPDAALQEVCASANLKRLPAGASLFHQGDKADRFYFLFSGQIKLHRVVCDGQEKLVEVMRAGESFAEALLFKGTPCYPVSATALKASLVASLNGPHYRRILEQQPDICLDILATLSIRLHQRMTEIDTLTLANASHRVVRFLAQSQQDDSGVVVLDVPKRLIASKLGIQPETFSRILHRLIDAGTISVQRRRIEILDNRKLAAYDE, from the coding sequence ATGCTCACCGAAAAGACCCTGGTAGCGGAGCTACGCCGCCATCATCTGTTCAGCCGGCTGCCGGACGCCGCGCTGCAGGAGGTATGCGCTTCGGCCAACCTCAAGCGCCTGCCGGCGGGAGCCTCGCTGTTTCACCAGGGCGACAAGGCCGACCGTTTCTATTTCCTCTTCAGTGGCCAGATCAAGCTGCATCGGGTGGTCTGCGACGGTCAGGAGAAGCTGGTGGAAGTGATGCGCGCCGGCGAGTCGTTCGCCGAGGCGCTGCTGTTCAAGGGCACGCCCTGCTATCCGGTCAGCGCCACCGCCCTCAAGGCCAGCCTGGTGGCAAGCCTGAACGGGCCCCACTACCGACGCATCCTCGAACAGCAGCCGGACATCTGCCTGGACATCCTCGCCACCCTCAGCATCCGTCTGCACCAGCGCATGACCGAGATCGACACCCTGACCCTGGCCAACGCCAGCCATCGGGTGGTGCGCTTTCTCGCGCAGTCGCAGCAGGACGACAGCGGCGTGGTGGTGCTCGATGTGCCGAAACGGCTGATCGCTTCGAAGCTGGGCATCCAGCCGGAAACCTTCTCGCGCATCCTGCATCGACTGATCGACGCCGGAACCATTTCCGTACAGCGTCGGCGCATCGAGATCCTCGACAACCGCAAGCTGGCCGCCTATGACGAATGA
- a CDS encoding 4Fe-4S binding protein produces MIIQAPWLARLGDLLRQHAKAIRTLQWLVVGFYLTLLVIPAFLDLPPAQAGMLDNLTVLAQFIFWGLWWPFVLLSMIFFGRLWCGVLCPEGSLSEWISWRGLNKRTPRWVRWSGWPTIAFILTTVYGQLISVYDYAQAALLILGGSTVAAMLVGFLYGRGKRVWCRHLCPVSGVFALLARLAPVHYKVDEQRWLENREPHLPTPNCAPLIDIRRMQGNADCHACGRCSGQRGAVQLSARSPNAEILIVGGQRQGEHWDSTLLLFGMIGLAMGAFQWTVSPWFIALKQAAAEWLVDRDIFWPLEANAPWWLLTHYPQANDAFTWLDGAAILTYIFGASLLIGGALWLLLRAAVRVMRRGDNVFQHLALALVPLGGAGLFLGLSATTVKLLRYEGFLLAWAQPARAALLIGAIAWSLYLAWNVISRHGGNGLRRLLAFACVNAGCALVGYGWWLQFWGW; encoded by the coding sequence GTGATCATCCAGGCGCCGTGGCTGGCGCGACTCGGTGATCTGCTGCGCCAGCATGCGAAGGCCATCCGCACGCTGCAGTGGCTGGTGGTGGGCTTCTACCTGACGCTGCTGGTGATTCCCGCCTTTCTCGACCTGCCGCCGGCCCAGGCCGGCATGCTCGACAACCTGACGGTGCTGGCGCAGTTCATCTTCTGGGGGCTGTGGTGGCCCTTCGTGCTGCTGTCGATGATCTTCTTCGGCCGCCTGTGGTGCGGCGTACTCTGCCCCGAGGGCTCACTCAGCGAGTGGATCAGCTGGCGTGGGCTGAACAAGCGCACGCCGCGCTGGGTGCGCTGGAGCGGCTGGCCGACCATTGCCTTCATCCTCACCACCGTCTATGGCCAGCTGATCAGTGTCTACGACTACGCTCAGGCGGCGCTGCTGATTCTCGGCGGCTCCACCGTCGCGGCGATGCTGGTGGGCTTTCTCTACGGCCGCGGCAAGCGCGTCTGGTGCCGCCATCTGTGCCCGGTCAGCGGCGTGTTCGCCCTGCTCGCCCGGCTGGCGCCGGTGCACTACAAGGTCGATGAGCAGCGCTGGCTGGAAAACCGCGAACCGCACCTGCCGACGCCCAACTGTGCGCCGTTGATCGACATTCGCCGCATGCAGGGCAACGCCGACTGCCATGCCTGCGGCCGCTGCAGCGGACAGCGCGGCGCAGTGCAGCTGAGCGCCCGCTCACCAAACGCTGAAATCCTCATTGTCGGCGGCCAGCGGCAAGGCGAGCACTGGGACAGCACCCTGCTGCTGTTCGGCATGATCGGCCTGGCCATGGGCGCGTTCCAGTGGACGGTCAGCCCCTGGTTCATCGCCCTCAAGCAGGCCGCGGCGGAATGGCTGGTGGATCGCGATATCTTTTGGCCGCTGGAAGCCAACGCGCCCTGGTGGCTGCTGACCCACTATCCGCAGGCCAACGATGCCTTCACCTGGCTCGATGGTGCGGCGATCCTCACCTATATCTTCGGCGCCTCGCTGCTGATTGGCGGCGCACTCTGGCTATTGCTACGTGCAGCCGTGCGCGTCATGCGCCGCGGCGACAATGTATTCCAGCACCTGGCGCTGGCGCTGGTGCCGCTGGGCGGCGCCGGGCTGTTTCTCGGCCTCTCGGCGACCACGGTCAAGCTGCTGCGCTACGAGGGTTTCCTGCTGGCCTGGGCACAACCGGCTCGCGCCGCGCTGCTGATCGGCGCCATCGCATGGAGCCTGTATCTGGCCTGGAACGTCATCAGTCGCCACGGCGGCAACGGCCTGCGCCGGTTGCTGGCGTTCGCCTGCGTCAACGCCGGCTGCGCGCTGGTGGGCTATGGCTGGTGGTTGCAGTTCTGGGGTTGGTGA
- a CDS encoding FTR1 family iron permease: MGQSMFIVWRESVEALLVIGILHAWLRQQPGAGNALRMLWAGVAAGLGLAGALGWGVLQAGDWLAGSGGEWFQCAMLLVASLLILHMVGWMHQHGRTLKTSLQNSAADKLSQGSGFGLLVLAMLAVGREGSETVVFLYGIGNQQQGQDLTGFVIGGVLGFVLALLSYAALQAGSRYFSWRRFFQVSEVMLLLLGGALLMAALDRFSGQLMGMDVPEVFYTVFGDPLWDTSALLDDGSALGGTLAGLTGYRAMPSLAAVVTLGLYWLAAWAWLKPRAQVQLAARPA, from the coding sequence ATGGGCCAATCCATGTTCATCGTCTGGCGCGAAAGCGTCGAGGCCCTGCTGGTCATCGGCATCCTGCATGCCTGGCTGCGTCAGCAACCGGGTGCCGGCAACGCCCTGCGCATGCTCTGGGCCGGCGTCGCCGCCGGGCTCGGCCTGGCCGGCGCGCTGGGCTGGGGCGTGCTGCAGGCCGGCGACTGGCTGGCCGGCAGCGGTGGCGAATGGTTCCAGTGCGCGATGCTGCTGGTAGCCAGCCTGCTGATCCTGCACATGGTCGGCTGGATGCACCAGCACGGCCGGACCCTGAAGACCAGCCTGCAGAACAGCGCGGCGGACAAGCTCAGCCAGGGCAGCGGCTTCGGCCTGCTGGTGCTGGCCATGCTCGCCGTCGGGCGCGAAGGCAGCGAGACGGTGGTGTTCCTCTACGGCATCGGCAACCAGCAGCAGGGCCAGGACCTCACCGGCTTCGTCATCGGCGGAGTTCTGGGCTTTGTCCTCGCCCTGCTCAGCTATGCCGCGCTGCAGGCTGGCAGCCGCTACTTCAGCTGGCGGCGTTTCTTCCAGGTCAGCGAGGTGATGTTGCTGCTGCTCGGTGGCGCCCTGCTGATGGCCGCGCTGGATCGCTTCAGCGGCCAGCTGATGGGCATGGATGTACCGGAAGTGTTCTATACGGTGTTCGGCGATCCGCTCTGGGACACCTCCGCCCTGCTGGATGACGGCAGCGCCCTCGGTGGCACCCTGGCCGGCCTCACCGGCTACCGCGCCATGCCGTCACTGGCCGCGGTGGTGACACTCGGCCTGTACTGGCTCGCCGCATGGGCCTGGCTCAAACCCCGGGCCCAGGTGCAGCTCGCTGCGAGGCCGGCGTGA
- a CDS encoding cupredoxin domain-containing protein, which translates to MGRAGRSLLGALPLLAGLAGPVQAALPTYELTIRDGHFEPATLEVPARQRFKIIVHNAGSGPTEFESTPLRVEKVLSPGVTSFVVIHPLKPGRYPFFDEFHMDLPEGEIIAK; encoded by the coding sequence ATGGGCCGCGCCGGGCGTTCGCTGCTCGGCGCGCTGCCCCTGCTGGCCGGGCTCGCGGGCCCGGTGCAGGCCGCGCTGCCGACCTACGAGCTGACCATCCGTGACGGCCACTTCGAGCCGGCGACCCTGGAGGTGCCGGCTCGTCAGCGTTTCAAGATCATCGTGCACAACGCCGGCAGCGGGCCGACCGAGTTCGAGAGCACGCCGTTGCGCGTCGAGAAGGTGCTGTCACCGGGTGTGACCTCCTTCGTCGTGATCCATCCGTTGAAGCCGGGCCGCTACCCGTTCTTCGACGAATTCCATATGGATCTTCCCGAAGGCGAGATCATCGCCAAGTAG